The proteins below come from a single Caulobacter segnis ATCC 21756 genomic window:
- a CDS encoding lytic transglycosylase domain-containing protein — MGQHLADASLRSGLPQALIRAVAEAESGGAVHAISPKGAMGLMQIMPATWRDLRADLGLGDDPFDPRDNLLAGAVYLRRMLDRFGAEGFLGAYNAGPSRYQAYLDGKQKLPAETIAYVARVRARLPKSASRKQTLGGRISPDWRGSDLFVSSGGEAQESEFSAAKAPLFSGVAEEATR, encoded by the coding sequence ATGGGCCAGCATCTGGCCGACGCATCGCTTAGATCGGGATTACCGCAAGCTCTGATACGCGCGGTGGCGGAGGCCGAAAGCGGCGGAGCGGTTCATGCAATCTCGCCAAAAGGCGCGATGGGCCTGATGCAGATCATGCCCGCCACCTGGCGCGACTTGCGGGCCGATCTTGGACTTGGAGACGACCCGTTCGACCCGCGCGACAATCTCTTGGCCGGCGCGGTCTATCTGCGTCGGATGTTGGATCGCTTCGGCGCGGAGGGTTTTCTGGGCGCCTACAATGCCGGTCCTTCGCGCTATCAGGCGTATTTGGACGGCAAACAAAAGCTGCCTGCCGAAACCATCGCCTATGTCGCGCGCGTGCGCGCGAGGTTGCCCAAGTCCGCGTCGCGGAAGCAGACACTTGGGGGACGGATCAGTCCAGATTGGCGCGGATCGGATCTCTTCGTCAGTAGCGGAGGTGAGGCTCAAGAGTCCGAATTCAGCGCGGCTAAGGCACCACTCTTTTCTGGTGTCGCCGAGGAGGCGACGCGATGA
- a CDS encoding S26 family signal peptidase: protein MGGFGCALLALSGLYPPTKRLVLNTTASAPIGFYWLAGPGVVEGDLALVRPPTDLARWMARRRYLPLNVPLIKHVAATDGRTVCGDRQRLLIDGQAVAKMRDHDRLGRRLTPFNGCRRLKRGEVLLLNARAPDSFDGRYFGPLTRQTIVGRLVPLWTWDG, encoded by the coding sequence TTGGGCGGGTTCGGCTGCGCGCTTCTGGCGCTGTCTGGCCTTTATCCTCCCACCAAACGACTGGTCCTCAACACGACGGCCAGCGCGCCCATTGGCTTCTATTGGCTCGCGGGCCCCGGCGTCGTTGAAGGCGACTTGGCGCTGGTCCGGCCGCCGACGGACTTGGCGAGATGGATGGCGCGACGCCGCTATCTTCCGCTGAACGTTCCTTTGATCAAGCATGTCGCGGCCACCGACGGGCGAACGGTCTGTGGTGATCGTCAGCGGTTGCTGATCGACGGACAGGCTGTCGCCAAGATGCGCGACCACGACCGACTTGGCCGGCGCTTGACGCCATTCAACGGCTGTCGACGCCTTAAGAGGGGCGAGGTGCTGCTCCTCAACGCCCGCGCCCCTGACAGTTTCGACGGCCGATATTTTGGGCCGCTCACGCGCCAAACGATCGTCGGACGCCTTGTTCCGCTCTGGACGTGGGATGGCTGA
- a CDS encoding DUF2840 domain-containing protein: MLTEVELLWLEGQIERWIRFGRATGERIIDRRRRVVIFSPGAIFAVVRWRSGDHGTVESRIAILRAIAHGQAFTTYPFVAPGAEILLDLSGWTRVQAVLEVIDRIEAMQIHATDVAPDHWRHVAARLGTGLPPRAYDKARHRAWLMRRRLGR, encoded by the coding sequence ATGCTGACTGAAGTCGAGTTGCTTTGGCTTGAAGGCCAGATCGAGCGGTGGATCCGGTTTGGCCGGGCGACCGGCGAACGCATCATCGATCGGCGTCGCAGGGTCGTCATCTTTTCGCCAGGCGCGATCTTCGCCGTGGTTCGGTGGCGGTCCGGCGATCATGGCACGGTCGAATCACGGATCGCGATCCTGCGCGCCATCGCTCATGGACAGGCCTTCACGACCTATCCCTTCGTCGCGCCGGGCGCGGAGATCCTGCTCGACCTTAGCGGCTGGACAAGGGTGCAAGCCGTCCTTGAGGTCATCGATCGCATCGAGGCCATGCAGATACATGCGACGGACGTTGCGCCAGACCACTGGCGCCATGTCGCCGCTCGACTGGGGACTGGCCTGCCGCCCCGCGCCTACGACAAGGCCCGCCATCGCGCATGGCTCATGCGGCGTAGGTTGGGAAGATGA
- a CDS encoding MerR family transcriptional regulator, giving the protein MSTSKPGALPEDLVGHLSTPQAGRFLNLSSRTLEKHRTYGTGPIYRKIGGRVVYTIEDLNAWSARGARCSTTDPDAELVSAAKPIGAGGQPAKRDRDA; this is encoded by the coding sequence ATGTCCACGTCCAAGCCCGGCGCTCTACCCGAAGATCTCGTTGGGCACCTTAGCACCCCGCAAGCTGGCCGATTCCTCAACCTTTCCAGCCGCACCCTGGAGAAACATCGCACCTATGGCACGGGGCCAATCTACCGGAAGATCGGCGGCCGGGTCGTCTACACGATAGAGGACCTCAACGCCTGGTCGGCGCGCGGCGCCCGCTGTTCGACGACGGATCCGGACGCTGAACTGGTGTCCGCCGCAAAGCCCATCGGCGCGGGCGGGCAGCCCGCGAAGCGCGATCGGGACGCGTGA
- a CDS encoding DUF2285 domain-containing protein, with protein MFWLPEVAPGLVLHLDAENPADAVGAARTLPDGQVIRAEDGLYLRTSCGLQVLLRKGAEVGGPLVISLAFDANLGLRVRAVDAFERLSAGRPPPKSHLTQAQFVRLGRCLQALDAALAGLSYRAIASTVFGPAATESVPWKTAALRATTIRLVGAGRALMNGGYLKLLKGGL; from the coding sequence GTGTTCTGGCTTCCCGAGGTCGCGCCAGGGCTTGTTCTGCATCTGGACGCTGAGAACCCGGCCGACGCGGTGGGGGCCGCGCGAACGCTGCCCGATGGTCAGGTGATCCGCGCCGAAGACGGCCTATATCTGCGCACGTCTTGCGGACTTCAGGTGCTGCTCCGCAAGGGCGCCGAGGTCGGAGGACCGCTGGTGATCTCGCTAGCTTTTGACGCGAACCTGGGTCTGCGCGTGCGCGCTGTCGATGCGTTCGAGCGACTTTCGGCCGGCCGGCCGCCACCGAAATCGCACCTGACCCAGGCCCAGTTCGTCCGATTGGGCAGGTGTCTCCAAGCGCTCGACGCCGCGCTGGCGGGGCTCAGCTATCGCGCGATCGCCTCAACAGTCTTCGGTCCGGCCGCGACGGAGTCCGTGCCGTGGAAGACAGCCGCCCTGCGGGCAACAACGATCCGTTTGGTCGGGGCGGGGAGGGCGCTGATGAATGGCGGCTATCTGAAGCTGCTGAAAGGCGGGCTTTAG